The genomic stretch ATGGGAGTgataaaatccaaacaaaaatcTAGTTTGCATTGGAATTTAAAAACGGTGGGCCGGATCATCAGTTGTTGTAAGTCTAGGTAGCCACATGGGGTTCATTCAGTGTGctggtttacatcagctgaggagctggcctggtATCTATAGCGATGGAAGCATTTCTGTTACTGTGAGATTTTGCAAACGTTGTTCCAAAACCTAGACTTTTGAGCCTGACGTGACTGGACACTGCTGGTCATCTGCTGCCCTTGAGTACTCCGGATTTACAACAGTGTCACTCCATGGGCTTCTGAGAGAACATAATCTGccctgtgggtttttttatgttGCTGGATGGTTGCCTGCGGATACAGGAAGTACAGTGTGTTATCTTGGCTAGTGCTTGGAaatctggggccagatcctcagctggtgtagattagCTTAGCTCCGCTCCATCGACTTCAATAATGCTACTTTGATTTgcacccactgaggatctggtccctgaCCTTCAGGTTAATGACTGTGCTTGTGTGGAAAGAAGCAGATATTTTGTTTCAAGAAAGAGGCGCTTACAACATTTTGCTCTGGTTTTGCTTTATGTGCCACCCATTGTCTGCTTGGCCTTGGCTGCAGATTCACTGTCCTCTTGCACAGTCCTGTCGCGCCCCTCTCTACTTCGACCCTCTTCATTATGGAGCCAATCCtaggagagatgctgagcacctttgtCTTCCAGCAACCTCCATGGGAGTTGAGAGTGcgcagcaccttgcagaatcaggccctttttgCTCTGTGGTGAACTATTGTTCACAAAACGCAAGGAAGGATTTGCTCAGATCTTGTGGTTTGGTTTTGAGCTTTTTTGGTATGTGCCTACAGCTGTCacctgaggaagaggagaagcgAAGGATCCGAAGAGAGAGGAACAAGCTGGCAGCTGCTAAGTGCCGTAACAGGCGTCGAGAGCTAACAGAGAAACTCCAGGCGGTATGTACTCTGCACACATCTCTCCGCTTCTGGTTCTATACCCCTCAGATCACTCTAAACTATGCCTCTCCTCCTGCTGGTGGGTGACACAAATATACTACAAAGTATGTAGCACATGCCCTTTCAGTGGCTGGTTCAAGTCAGGCTAAAAAATCACTAGCTGATAGCAGTAGGAAGCAGTGAAGTCATtcctttagctcatgtggtagttATGTGCTCTGATGCTCAATATCCTGGGTTCAAAGCCTACTGACAACCTATGTGGGGAGTATTACACTTGCACCCATGTGCCCCTCCCCGCACAACTCTCTTGTTGTTTGCCCAAGTTATAAGCATATATAGTTGTTTCACTGTCACACCCTCCAAACCCCACCTCTTTTCAGTGCTTGATTGTCAGTATAGATTTTCCCTTTACATAATATGATTTGTTTGTGTTAATTCATGCTGAAGTAATTGAATAGGTTAAACCAATCACATTTCCCCTAGTGCAACTCCCTGTATACTCGGATAGATCTTTCTACAGGTCCCCTGGAAAGGTAGGATGGTCCAGTGTTGTAAAATGGGATAACAGCTCTACCCTGCCTCAGAGGGGTGTTATGagaataaaaacattaaagatggtgaggtgttcagatacaaTAATAATGAGGGCCATACAAGTGCCTAAGATACTTTGGTTTTCATATGAGGACCAATACATCACTTGTTCTGCCCCAGAATCTAGTTGCCTACTGCAGTGATTAGGAGCCAGCTGGAATTTCCACGAGGGTCTCTTCACTTCACAGGGTTATTGGTGCCTAGCTGGGATAGCACCTAAAGGGGACAGCTGGCTGGGGATGAGCATGGACCCAGGAATGGAAACTCAGTCCAGTGGAACCCCTTTAGATTAGGCTGAATGCCCAAGGCAGTTTTGAGTGTTTGAAACGTGCCAGGTGAAGTGGCTGTAAGTTTTCCTTAACATGCAATGTCGTTCATAACTTGTACTGCTGCACCCTGGACGCCATGCGTCATTGTTTGTGATTTCCCCTAATACCCATTCATTGCTGGTCCTTTCTGCAGTGGAGCACCCCAGCAGTCTCTGAGGTCCCAGGGGGACATTTTTTGTTTGACTGGCTCTGAAGGAGTGTTTGGTACTGCCTAAGTGGTAGATCCCAAAGGGTTGCCATGTTTCTTACTGCTCGTAGATGGTCTCTGAGAGGGCTATGCAGCATAtctgctcagcttctctctgtgCTTAGCACATTCTGATAAGGCTCTGACTTTGTCCACCGCTCTCTCCCCTAGCGTAGGctgtcatatttatttatttctcctcgGTCTGCAGGAAACGGAGGAGCTGGAGGAAGAGAAATCCGTGCTGCAGAAAGAGATTGCTGAACTCCAGAAAGAGAAGGATAAGCTGGAGTTCATGCTGGTGGCTCATGGCCCTGTGTGCAAAATCAGCCCCGAGGAGCGTCGCACCCCACCATCTCACAGCCTCCAGACGGTCCGGTCTGGAGTGAGTGGAGCAGTAGTGGTGAAGCAGGAGCCGGTGGAAGAAGAGATCCCATCCTCCTCTTTGGGCCTCGACAAAGCTCAGAGGTCTGTCATTAAGCCCATCAGCATTGCAGGGGGGTTTTATGGGGAGGAGCCACTCAACACTCCCATTGTGGTGACCTCGACACCTGCCATCACTCCTGGCACCTCCAACCTGGTCTTCACGTACCCCAGCGTGCTGGATCAGGAGTCTCCTCTCTCCCCTTCGGAGTCATGCTCCAAAGCTCACCGGAGAAGTAGCAGCAGTGGTGACCAGTCCTCAGATTCCTTGAACTCTCCAACCCTGTTGGCCTTGTAACCCCCACCCCGTGTCCCTCATTTGCCAGTGTGTTACATTCCCACCCAggactgtgggggtggggggaacctccTCCACAGGATTAAAGACTGGCACAAGGGTGTTCAAGCACAAGGGCAGCAAGAgcaagaaaagggaaaatgtgGCTCCAGGAGCCTCCTTGAGcaggaagaacaagaagaaatgTAAACTCCATGGAAGCAGAAATGGTGATGGTGGAAATGACACGCCCAGTACATCTGGAGAGGGGAATCTCCCCTCTGGAGAAGCTGCCTATGTAAACCTCTTTGTGTGTTTTAATGGACTTGGGAAACACGCTTGGCCAGGACTGGAGGCGAGCTGCAGAAAATCACTAGTCACCCCTTTCCTTTGTGAACTGATCTGATTAGTTACATTCTGTGCTTAGTTCATTCTGGTTggttgatctctctctctctctctctcactgataCCATGACATTTCATCTAGTCGATATCCACTCTAAAGGCTTGTTATGATCTTTGTTTGCTGATGATGATGGCGGGAGGAGCTGTGGGAAATTCTTGCTGTTGTCAAGGTGGGGAGCATTGGGAGGAGTCACAAATGCTTGGTCACAGGGGTAGCACTTGTAAGTCAATAGCCCATGAGCTCAGTGGCAAGGGTGCCATGAACTGAGGGGAAGATTTGTTTGGAGGAGTTGGAGGATGTGAGATGGATATtttgtccccctctccccatgcTGCAAAGGCCAGGTTAGCAAAATGCCTAGTAATGGGACCCAGAGTGATGCCCCGGTAGCTGATAGGATACCAGAGTCTGTTTCCACTAGCTGGTGTCTTTGGCAGCATTTCTCCTGTAATTAGTGTTTTTCAAATCTGCTGGTGGATCCTTTGTTTCCTTCACCCTGGCTACCTGCCATCTTGGGTGCAATGcatcctgctcctcctctcaGTGTGCCTGACTCAGATGCTGATTCCACTCAATGCAGTTTGCATCTCTGTTGTCTTTCCTTGTCTGTGTCACTGTGCCTTGATTCCTGGCCCCTGTTGTATTTTGATACTTGCTGGATTGGGGGATTTTTAATTTTGGTGTTCAAGACAAGCAGAGCCTCTGCCCCTAACAGTGGGTCCTCTGTCTTCTCCTACACAGGGTCTCAGCTGACAGTGCAGAATGCACACAATGGGCATGgccatttaaaattaatgttcACTACTGAAAATGATATGTTTAACCTCAACTCCTCTGGAGCCAAGTCCAACTCCTACTGCAGGTCAATGGCAGTTAGAAACCTTGCTCAGGTGCATTGTAGGTTTTTCCAAGATCGAGTGCATGGGGGTTGGATCAGGCTCCTGTTGTAGTAGCTGAGAGCTCCTTTCAGTGCTTTCAAAGAGAATCTCCATTCGTTTAAGTCCGTTGAAGCTGCTGTGTCAGCATATCTAATTGTGTGGGGTATAATCTTCTTTGGTTTATCAACCGAAATCTGGGTATGTTCTGAATTAGGCTAGACTATGGAGAAATCTTTGGGGCAGTGTTCtattttagggcccaatcctgtgagatgATGAGCACCCTCGGATCCTACGGCCTCTATTGGGATTTAACggtactcagcacctcagagGATTGGGCTTTTATGTACCAATCATGGATTCTAACAAACCCTCACTGTTGCTTAGTTGCTTGTATCGggtttaaagggatactgtctgAATGTAGGTTTTctttcaaaccaaaccaaaccaaaccacacgGACAAAACTTGCCAGGAACAGAAATGTTTTAGTGAATTGTTCACGAAACTGAAATTCATTGATCCTGTTCTTTCTTAATTGTTGGAACATTCCCTACTTTATGCTCGTGCCAGAGACCCAAACGTGAAACTAACCAGTTAGTTTAATTGTCCTTAGTTGAAGTGCAAAACTTAACTGATTAATAGAAATAAAGGTAaatgattttaaacatttttcaataAGTTGCCCAGCGaagattgtttttaatattttttttagctAAAAAGTGTCACTTCAAGATAAACTGTGGCTTCTGTCCTTTTTCCCCCTCAGTTTACCAGATGCTCATTTTGGCTGATCTAAATCACAAATCTAGGGTCACTCAGTAAAATGTCTCCTGTGTTTCATTTCCACTCATGCAGGGCAGAAGATAATATTAACAAGCAGTGACTCCTAAAAGCATGTAATTTCTCCCTGGGCCAGTTGACCTGATCCACTGTTCTGCAGGAACCTCCCTAGAATTAATTCATGATTAGCATACCCATTAAGAACTGAGTAGGTACCTGTTTACCCAGATTTCTGAGGATTACAAAACTGGTAGCGTGCGAACAAAAGGCTCTTCTAAAGTCTCCTTAGTACCAAACTGAATTTGTGGTGTCTTGAAAAATAACTTGTCCCTTCTTCTAATGTAACTTCAGGTGAAGCTCACCATTCTATCAGCTATCTATTTGATTTGGGATCAGACAGTCCTTTTCATTACTGTGGAAGGGTGGTGAGAAATCTGTCCAAGAGTGGAAGACGTGGCCAGCTTTTGTGGGTAATTGGGGTAGCAAAATAGAATGTTTCTGAAAGAAATTTTCAAGTGTCCTTTCCGCTACCTATAAAACCCTCTTTTGCCAGCCAACAAGAGTTAGTCCCAGAAAtgagaaattattttttcacaTCTGGTCTATCTGGATGGCTCAagtatttccccccctccagatatCAGATCCTCTTCTGCTTAATTGGGCAAGTTTGAGCCTAAACTTATTgggccttcctctgcagcatggggcacaggtcacttgcaggtttaaacaagtttaaatggtgaattctctgtaacttgaagtctttaaaccgtgatttgagacttcagtaactcagccagaggttaggggtctattacaggtgagattctgtggcctgaaatgaggaggtcagactagatgatcatgatggtcccttctgacctgtctctgtctctcctccaaGCCATGGAACCCAACTCCTCATCTCTGTGACATGGGCATAGATCCAAGGGAGAACCAGGCTCCTCTTTAAGCCTAATTCATTGAGATGTTACCCAAAGGAgcccaaggcctggtctacactgggggagaaggggggaatcgacctaagatacgcaacttcagctacgagaatagcgtagctgaagttgacgcatcttaggttgacttaccttgCATTCTCACAGCGTGGGGTctactgctgccgctcccccatcaactctgctTCCACCTCTCGCCGCGGTGGAGTACaagagtcgacagcagagcgatcggggatcgatttatcatgtctacactagacacaataaatcaatccctgatagattgatcactacccgcctatccggcaggtagtgtagacgtacctccAACCTCCTCGCTGGTGCTCACCTTCCTCCTGCCCTCACTGTTCCCCTTGTTTTGATCTTTCAGTGGGCACTTCAGAGCTGAGCCTGAGGCAGCGGCATCCCTGCTGAGTGGTGACCCCTTAGGCAGTGTGTTTGTGACCATCAGAAGTAGAGGAACCCTTTTCTAATAACTGAAAATACCTTGGACAACTTGTCAGTTGTGACAGACAGTTTTTATAGCTGTGTATCTTataaattcaaacaaacaaacaaacaaacaaaaagcaagagGGGAAAACCCAGAAGCTCTGCAGCCTTTTCCACCTGCTTGCTTTGCACCCGAAACCCTTCAGGGAATCCCAGATTAAGAACCTCTGTTAGGCCACAGGGCTTGTGCATTCCATTTGAGTGGAATGGTAGGTAGCCTTAGCTTTGCTTACTCTCTTGCAAATCAGACACAGCATGACCTCTCTGCTGCTGTGAGCTGGCTCTGGATTCATCTTTTACCAGTGTCCGTTTCACCTGTCCTCTTTCAGATAGTGACATGCTGCACCATTTTGCAACCAGGAATCTCCATCACACCTATGTCGTGGTGATTCCTAAATGTGGAATGTCTTCAAATGTTCTGTTTGTGGTTGGGGACATACTGCAACTCAGCTCTGATCCAAAGACTATGTAAATCCCTGGACatctttcccttgacttcaacaggcttcgGATCAGTCCTCTAGTGTTTGGCCCCAGCTCAGTAAAGCACCTGAGCACACGTTTAGAGTAAATCACTCCTGAACTGGAGGAGCAACAGCAGCTAAATCAAAGGAAACATTCTTTCAACCTCCATGTGCTTTTCTCATGCTGATTTCACCCCCATTTACCACCCCTCCCAGTTCTGGCATGGCCCCTATCTATTCCTTCCTCTTTGGTGAGGGGGCTGACTAGTCTGAAAACTGAGGAGTGGTAGGCCAGGGACCAACCTGCTGGGGGTcaataggtttttttgtttgtttgttttaatattatttaaatgatCTATTAAGTTCATTTGAACCCTTAATTTTGCTGCTTTCTGTATGTATGATCTACCTGGCCTTCATCCTAAAAAAGCCTAATATCTCATTATTTATTGGCAGGCACACATTTTGTGTCTGCTCCAACAGATCTGCCCACCATTAATTTAACATCCTCCCAACTCATGTtcctgttttggtttggttttttccaACTCTAAAGCAGAATTCTGAAATgtcttaaaataataatttccacGACCATTACAAGATCATTCTCATCAGAATGGCCAGATCAAACATTTTAAGAAAGGAGGGaacaatttacattttatttcttatttatttatcatGTTTACATCTCTTTTTCTGTTCCAGACCTGGATATAATAATGAGAGCATTAAAAATACTTCAATTGTCTGGTTTTGCTGGTTAATAATGCTTTTTTCTttacttaaaaaggaaaaaaaaagattcctgaatttatttttttcttgtctgTATAAAATGTATAAAGAGATATTTGTTTCTAAAGATGCATTATCACTCCTTTGTGAACAatagctggggctggggacaaaTCTGAgtacaaaataataaaatcctGTCCTGTTCTACTTAAATTGTTCTCCTCCCACACTGTATGATTAAAGGGTTACTCCACTTTCTTGTTTGTGGTTACTTGATATTAAAAATGTGTAGAAAATAG from Lepidochelys kempii isolate rLepKem1 chromosome 3, rLepKem1.hap2, whole genome shotgun sequence encodes the following:
- the FOSL2 gene encoding fos-related antigen 2 isoform X1: MYHDYPGNFDTSSRGSSGSPGHPETYSSGTAQQKFRIDMPGSGSAFIPTINAITTSQDLQWMVQPTVITSMSSPYSRSHPYSHPLPNLSSVGGHTALQRPGVIKTIGTTVGRRRRDEQLSPEEEEKRRIRRERNKLAAAKCRNRRRELTEKLQAETEELEEEKSVLQKEIAELQKEKDKLEFMLVAHGPVCKISPEERRTPPSHSLQTVRSGVSGAVVVKQEPVEEEIPSSSLGLDKAQRSVIKPISIAGGFYGEEPLNTPIVVTSTPAITPGTSNLVFTYPSVLDQESPLSPSESCSKAHRRSSSSGDQSSDSLNSPTLLAL
- the FOSL2 gene encoding fos-related antigen 2 isoform X2; translation: MPGSGSAFIPTINAITTSQDLQWMVQPTVITSMSSPYSRSHPYSHPLPNLSSVGGHTALQRPGVIKTIGTTVGRRRRDEQLSPEEEEKRRIRRERNKLAAAKCRNRRRELTEKLQAETEELEEEKSVLQKEIAELQKEKDKLEFMLVAHGPVCKISPEERRTPPSHSLQTVRSGVSGAVVVKQEPVEEEIPSSSLGLDKAQRSVIKPISIAGGFYGEEPLNTPIVVTSTPAITPGTSNLVFTYPSVLDQESPLSPSESCSKAHRRSSSSGDQSSDSLNSPTLLAL